The Hevea brasiliensis isolate MT/VB/25A 57/8 chromosome 9, ASM3005281v1, whole genome shotgun sequence nucleotide sequence ATCTTGAGTGGCAACCTTTCAAATAAAATGGTCCGGTCCGGAACCGACAGGATCCATGTCTAGTTAATATCAGTGTAAGGGTGTGCACTGTCCACGTATGCCCTTGTTTTATCAAAGCAATTAAAAAGGAGACTGTTGTGTTTTGGTTGGTGGCTTGGCAGGAGATTAGGTGGCGATGGTGTTGTTACTGCTAGTATTATTGTATTAGGAAAATAATCACAAGTAGTAGAATTAAACGCCTATTTgtgtattattattaaaattattattaaaaaaattatttttaaatatattaattagaatatattaaaaaataatttaaaattaaattttataaattttaataatattattattaaaataataaaattattttttttaaattatttttcttaaacatttaaaataatatttttatttaaaaaaattattttaaacctCTAAATGTAATAATTAAAGTCAATAAATTTATCACCCATCACTATAACGACAGTCATTGCTCCtaatttttgagaaaaataaattaataaattaagttaATAGTAAATAAAGTGAAAATTGTCACGAGAAAATAGATTTCATTAGGTGAAATAGGTTTAGAAGCCCAAGACCACTTAAAATGAACTGTTACATTTATAAAGATTTAAACCTTAAGAAACTCTAGGCCAAACGGGTAAAATCCGATTACTCAATCTTCAGCAACTGCCAACCTTAACTCCATATTTTCTTGCAAATACTTCATCAGCCTTCAAAGGAGATGGACAATGCAATTTTAACCTCAGCCATGCAAGAGAGAAAACATTAATTTGCTCAATACATGTAAGCCTATGGAAAAATGCAGCAAATCAGAAAAATAATCAGGACTAGAGTCATGCTAAACGAATCGAAAAGCGCTTGGCAAAGTGACCAAAACGGTATCAACCTCCGACTGCCAACCAAAAGTTGCTTTGAAAAGCTACACAACAATCCAATAGGGGACCAACTTTAACATGCAAAGCCTCCCACCAATACCCAATAAAAGCCCTCTCTTAAAAGAGGTACCAGAAACTCaaaacattaaaaattaaaaaattaaaaaataataaaacaaaaaagaATCTGCACCACTGAAGGAAAATGAGGGTAGGGGTTAGGGGGAGGGTCAACGACCATAAACGGTTATGGCCGGACTTCTCCCGGGCAGTTCAGGATTTCACTTGATGGGTCTTCCCTCTTAAATGGagccttcttttccttttcttatttCATTCAGTGTCATAATAAAACCTTGTACTATCGCATTCTCTTCGAGAAGTACCACCGTTCCGTTAATGTTGGACATTTTTGTCACATTGGTGAGGATTAAGAGAGGCTGCTAAAGTCAATGCATTCATAAGAATACCGGTTTTCTTTGAATTTACGCGCAACTTACTTTTATATTGTTGCTCCTGTTCACTACCATTTGAAATTGAAGATGCAAATGATTCTCTGTTCTGATCAACTACTTCTCTTTATAATTTCTCATATCAACATCATCTGGGAAACACAGGCCTCTTCACTCAGAATTTTTTATAAATCACACTTCCAATAGTTCAATTGACATACATCAACCACTTCTAAGAAGCATTTCCGAGCTTCGCCTGAAACACCAGATAGGGGTAGCGACTAGCAGACaggaaaggaataattatgaatGTGGATTTTCCTATATCGTAAGTTGCTACCATCTAACACCTTTGGATGGAATGCAGGTCCCCAGCAAGCCCGGGTAAAAAAGGCATTGGCACCTGTTTTAAAAATAACCTATAAACCTAGATTCCACCTGACGGTACAAAAATATTGATTTTAGAAGCAAAGCATCCTTTGAAACTTTTATTATACCTTTCCCTTTAAATTCATGATTAGAGACCTGGAATCTGGCATATGCCTCTCATCAGGGAAATGATTATGACTACGACCTGACCTAAGATGATAAAAGATAAAACTGCATGATTGAATATAAAGTGAGAACTCACTTTGTAAATTTACAGTTGAGCCAGTCTgcacgttaaaaaaaaaaaattaatttttagatgATAATAAGCAATAGTAGTAGTAATTCAAATGCCTCAAACATTGCAAGTAGTACCACCTAATATCCACTTGAATCTGAGATTTTATTCCTGAAGGAGCCTAAAAATGACACAAATGAGTCCACAAAATAATGTTCATCccaaaattgtaaaataaaacacaaccattcCAGTCTGTGAATGGTGTACATGGCAACTATCTCGAATTAAGCAACAAGTCTGATTAATGCATGCTACAaccaattacaagttttcatatcTTTATTAATCCCTAATTGGTAAACCAATAGCTCAGAAAAGTGTAAAAGGGATGGCAATTGAACTCTCAAGCCTCGGTATACCGTCCATTCCTGGTTCCCAGACAATTGGGCTGCAATTATATCAAGCTAAAGAAATTTAAATGTGCAACAATGAGTACCATTTGAAGTATGTACCCACTGAATCTATTCACCGCAAAGGAGCTTTATGCAGAAGTGGGAGAGTCAAGAAAACCTCAATGCAGAGTCTTCATCCATGGTCCAGACAAAACCAGGCATGTCAAATCGAGGCCCAGCAAGAGTCCTATAAATGTAAAGCTTCTCTACAGGACAACTTTCTGGCCTTGAATCTGGAGGTCCCCTCTCATCAATAACTTCAATATTAAGCCTAGGCATCTTCTGACCTAGAAGCTTACATGCTCCAAAACTCACTGAGCAAGAAGACATCCAAAGGGATCGCATTGTCTCCAGCTTTGCAGCATTGGCCAAAAGAGCCTTGTCCCCAAACGGACAATCTCGAATCTCTAGTTTGCGAAGGTTTTCACACCCATACAGCACATGATGGAGTCCCAGATCACTATCTCCAGCAAAAGCTACAGAAAGCATCTCTAGTTTTTTGGCATGTGTTCCAATGTACTCAAACACACGATCAGTGAGGAGACCTGACAGTGAAAGGCGCCGGAGATCCTTGCAGTGTTCAACAATAGCTCCAAAACCATCATCTAATGGCTGAAGGGTTATATAATCAGGGGTTCGTGGCTCAATAATACAAAGACGAAAGCGAGTCATTTTTGGACAGTTCCTGGCAATTGTTACCAAGGCATCATTAGTCATTTGACGGCAAAAATACAAAACAGAGTGGAGCTTAAGACAGCCCTCAGAAACAGAGACAAGGCCCTGTTCTGTCAAGGATACATTTGGTTCCAAGGCAAATGGTTCAGATGGGAACACCCTCAATTCTTGCAGGTCCTTGCAAAATGCTGCAAGAGCTTCAAGTCCAATATCCTCAATGTAATCCAGCACCTGCATGCATGTCCTTTATTAGGTTAAGAACAAAGCACCAATAGAAACTCAAGACTCGTCAAAAATCAGTATCCCAGTTTGATACCTTAAAATATGGTTCCACCATAACTGTGTGGAAAATCATCAAGCCATATGGCAAAATCTTAAATCTAACATTTAAAACCTATATCCAAAATCATAAAGCTAGCATTTAAACTAAAATCCGCATGGAATTTAAAACATGCCTGAAACTGTTTTGATTTATTCCACCAATTGTCAATCTCAAAAGGAATTAGGCACTCACAAATAGAATCCAAATGAAAAATAAGAATTTAGAAAGGTAAACTTACCCACAAGCGCTGCAAACTTTGACACTGACTAACAAGCTTAACAAGATCAGGGCTTTGGATAGTGGCATAGCTCAAGTTCAATGATGTTAGGCTAGAGCAAATAGGATAAATTGCTGGAAGGTAACCTGGAACCACATCCCAAAACCCAGATAAACTTTTCAGTTCCTTACACCCAGAAAAGGCCCCAGCTATGCTTGAGAAGACATCAGGCCGTAGCTCGGCTGAGTAGGTGCCTGCGCCCAACTCTACCAGCTGGGGTGCCCTGCGAAGTATGTTAGCAAGTCTGTCAAGGGGCACTGCACGGTTGAGTCGAAGAGTCCTCAAATTGGGGCACCGACCCACCAGGTGTTCCAGGGCCGAGAAATTCACCTCAGACCCTAAGCAGGAAATGTTAAGAGACACCAGTGATGTGAATGAGTCAGGAAAGTGACTCAACCAATGCCCACTAGGATCATCCACCTCACTCTCCCGCAAATCAAGCTGCCTCAGATTCCTACAGACAAGTTGCTTAACTAATAAGAACAAGGTCCAAGACAGGAATATTCTATTTTTCACATACAAAAGTTGCAGTAACTCTTGTTCTACTAAGTTTAGCTAGAGAGTGAAAGAAACTAAAgtaataaaacaaaaaaatttgTGATGAAATTTGTGGTCCATCATGTTGTAATCATTGAAACCGACTAGACTGCCTTATTAAAGTTACTTTCCTCTATACACATGCTTCCAAGAAAAGAACCATTCACACTTTGCTTGTATGGTCTATTAAGTTAGCCAAAATTATTAAATGAAGAAATATGTTTTCTTGAAAACTATATATCATATTTTAAATTACAGCAGGATTTAATAAACTAAAATagaaatttttttagaaaaaagcAAAATATAAAGCACCTATCCTTCTCAAAACAAGAAGCAAGCATCCAAAATCTGGAACAACTCTTACACCAAGCACCACAACAAACAAATTAGCATATGAAAAGCAAGTAAGCGACCTTGACTAGATTTTCCAAATTATTAGTGAATCAAAGAACAAGCACAACCCAGATCTAACAGAACCAAGCCGAAAAGGGAAGACAACCAAAACAAGAAACAAAGTTTCGCATTACAAATTTCGAATTTCCAAATCTAAAGTCCAAGTGAAGCAAACTGAAGTGTTCTTCAGAAACCAATCATGGAAAATTATCAAAATCACATTAATAGAAACTGTTACTGAGAGCAGACTCCTCGGACAGAGGCGCATGTGCccgcaaagagagagagagagagaggatgtatTAAATGAAACGGGAAAAAATATTGTAAGCCTCTCCAATTTGCAAACCAGGAAATTGTCCAAGCAGATTTTAAATTGAGAGGGAAAAAaacagaacaaaaaaaaaaatttctccattcacATGCAAACAATTAAATCCTGCTATTGTCAACGTTTCATTATCTGATAACTACAATATACTAAGAGCCACCTCCACTACAGATATGCAGTGCTAACTCAACCATGTTCAACTCAGTTTAATTGCTTTTCTAGCTCTCCaccgggagagagagagagagagagagagagagagagagagagagcacctTTAATTTCACTTAGCTTCTGCCAAGCTTGCTCTTCCCCGACACAACAAAACCAATAAATAGGTACTTTTTCCCTCCCCTCCTAAAACCCACATTTGTTAACCAACCATACACAGCCCAACAATCAGCATTTGCGGCAAAGAAAAATGAATAAAGAGAAAAGAAGAGCAAAAATCAAAACCTGCAATTGGCAGCAATGGCAGCAAGTCCATCAGTAGAGAAACCCTCACAGGAAGAAAGCACCAAAACCTTGAAATTCTTAAAGGACTTAGCAATGAGCTCCAAGGTCTCATCCGTAACCACCATTCTCTTCAAACTGATCTCCTCGAGCCAAGGGTATGCGTTAGCCATGGCCGCGATCCACGGATAAACATAACCACCCCAACCGTCGGGGACCAGATTGAAGTCGGCGAAGTGAGGCTTACCTTTGAGCTCAACCGATCTCACCTCCGGAAATCTCCTAATCACCATTGAAGGATTAACCGCGTAGCAGTTCCCGACAAAAATCCTCCTCCTGCACCACCGCTCTATCTCGTACCAGGACTTGCACACCATCGAAATCGCGTTACGGTCCTTGTCGCTGTGTATGAAGGAGAACACGTGCTCCAGCACCTCCTCAGGTAACGACCTTGCCATTCTCAACATTAATGCCAATTATTATGAATCCGAAATGATGTCGTTTCTTCTGTTCTTCAGCGATTCAGGTTCAGAGAGATACAGAGAGACAGAGTGCTCGGATTGTTAATGCTGTTAGATCTGAGAGGCCACCAACGAAAAGAGCTTATAGGtgctttgagagagagagagagagagagagagacagagattaAAGAGAGTATAAGAGGAGTTTTTATGTTGTGTGACCCGTCAGGTTACATTTTAACTAGGGTTAAACAGTGCAATTGCCGTCCATGATCTCAACACGTGGATCAAAGTGAAAGTTCACCGTTGGATGGGCGGTGGGAGAAAGGGATCTTATCCGTTGGCGACGAAGAGCAGCCGCAGAAAACGGTTGTATGTAAAGGCGTGGAGCCACAGCCAGACGTGGAGAGAATTTCAAAATATCGCCGGTAGTGATTGATTATTTCTCTCTCATTTCAATTTATCGTAAACGAGAATTTCGAAAAGGGTGGCGAAGGGTGAGGGATAATGAACTGCGATGATGTGGAGAGGGGGTGGTGGAGAGGAAATCTCATGATTTGCGTTGCACGGCTGGATCTGAGGGATCGGATATGGAGGGGACCACGGTAAGAGAGATGAAGAGATAATAAAAGGTTAAAATAATGAGGAATGATCTGATGTGAAGTTTTATTGGTTTATGATGACATCATGACCGTCCAATCATATTGACTCTTTTCACTCCGGATTCAGGCTGTCCTCCTGAAGCAGGTTTTATTGAGATCCAACGGCTCTGATCTACTCCCAGGGGCAACTGAAATAACATAAATGTTAAGATCAAAGTACAAGCGAGTGCACGTTGCATCCTAATGAAGACCGCGATGTTGAACACTTTTTGACAGTGTACGGATTTGCTCGCAATAGCAAACAGGTTTTTTTGCACATTCATGTTCGCCCAAGAAAAAGGCTCCATCTTTCATGTGGACGGTAAttaatttttctcttctttttaccGTGAAcggttaaaaaaaaattgatagttACCAAAGGTGCACCGTACACAGTGTCACAAAAAATTATTATTCCATACCTGGGAGTCTCCAGAATGACGACAACACCCCTCATCTGTTGACACAGTGTGCGCCttcttttcataaaaataaagggCAGTGTTGCCAGTGCATGAAAAGGACATGGTATTATGGAGTGGCAGTGTCTGAGCATGGACTCCATAGAGCTGTCCTTTTTATGTTGAAAAAGCTGACCTGGGGAAAAAATGAAGGATCCAGATTCCAActaaagaaaaaaaggaagatcAGGGCCGTCAGTTGCTTTGTCGCCACTGTAGTAGTGTTTTGAGAATACGAAAAGTAGTAGCAGTAGAAATAGACTATtactatttaattaaaattagaagctCGGAAATTTAGGTGTTGATGAGAGCTGAATGAAATAAGGAAATGAGAGAGTGAGTTGTCGAGCCGGTAAAGGAGATAATTAAATGGATTaggaaaataataattaaataaggaGAATTGATAATTAAGCCCACGCTCGGTTCTCCGGGAATCTCTCTTGCCCTCGAGTGGAATGGCTGggactccctctctctctctctctctatatatatatatatatacgcaaGGTGTGCGTGTTTGATTCACCCACCTGACCTGCTGgctgctgtttttttttttttttcttaataaatttttatGGGAAATCAAAATGTAGAACATAACATAAATTCTAAAATAATCATGATAATGCAATACAGAATCAACAACAGAAACCGGGTTGATTCAAACAAGATGAAATCACTTCATACAGCCAAACCTCATCATGATCAACCCAAAAATCATGAAGCCAAATGAAAATCAATAATATGAGTTGAACAAAATCCACAAAAGAAATCAATAAATTCAAGCACAAATTCAAAATCCAAAACGAATCCATAAGAGGGTGAGGACGAAAGCAATAAAATATTGCATCCCAAAATCAACTGGGGAAATTAAATTAACGCATTCACTTGTTGTcatgttctcatttgtttctgcAATTATATATGATATTTTTGTTTTTTCTGCGAGTGGGTGTGGCATGGCTCAATGAGCAAACATTTTGGGTTTTATGGGAGCCCCTAATAACCGCAACGGAAGGGTGGTTAGGAATTTAGGATTGGGGGGCACTGGCGAGGGATCAATGAGAGGGGATCGAGTGGTAATTCGATGACAAAGCTACGTCGTTTTAGTTAATTGTGCTCGTTTCTCTTTTGGAATAGaactatttaatttaaatattttctttaaaTCAAATCTATTTACTCTTTTAAGAAAAATCTTAAATTTTCTAATTTAATTGATTCGATATTTTATTTtctgatattaattaattaattaataggataaaataaaaataaataatgtaatattaaaattaaaattatgagaaagataaaaataaacatgcatcataaattataaaatagttaaacaaaaaatattattttaattcaaatgtaaatgtttaaataattaaataaattgtaAGGACAAAATATGAACATGGAGAGAATGCACTCCAAatgaatataataattattaaaaataaatatatttataaaaaagagAGCAAACATTATTgaataaaatgaataaaataaattattacatttgaatattttaaaataattaaatagacaGAGATTAATCATACATATATTTATAGCAGAGAGATGAtagattttttaattgaaataaaatagtaaatttataagaaaatgataaagagaaatattttcagtttaatattttttttgaaaatgatttattttaaataaagtcataaaaaatatttattatggaTATAGAGGAAATAAATTAATAGATAGATAATCTATCAACCTAAACGATAGACCATTATCGGTGTTAGAGATCGGATAAGTTTAAGGCTGTTGGAACTCGTAGCAAGCCTGAAACCTGTGAAATATACATACATTTCTACATCTTACCATCTTAACATACATCAAACCATTGCACATTAGTCTTTTCATCTATACATAAACATTCATAACATAATAATAGTTCATAATTTGAATCTTAACATTTATAAAATCTAAAGTGTAATGGCTTATCTTGCATACCCTCAAAAGGGTTAACACAAGATATGTATCATTATACTTTAAACAATTattacatattttaaattttctttaaattctaGCACAGCACTAACCATTCAAAAATTACATATCCATTTACCCATACATTATACATAAAGAAGGGTTAAGACTgcccctaaagctctttattcAAGAACTCTTATAGTCCTATAACCCTACACATGGGAGTTAGAGAAATGAGATAAGCTAACACAAGTTCAGTTAGTAAACTAATCATTATTAATTTCATCATTCATTCATACGTgtgcaatgcatcattcacatgGATTTTCACATCACAAACATCTCACATAAGATGGATATTATcaccaataactcttcaaactttcCTTTTAAACATGATCTGTGTCATGTACCCAATGGCAACTATCAGATCTCCCTTGAAGGGCAACATCAAGATCTCCCTTAGaatttacttatggatccataacattaCATAAAATAACATGAGGGGAATAATGAGTCATCCAATATCTATCAATATACCAACAGTAATTTATGCAATTACACAATATTTTCGTGTTCTAGATACATACGTCATAAATAAACATGAAATGATGCATGAGAATACTCATTAATTACCTATAAGTAGTTTTCATTTTAATGAaagttagagttactcacctcttatagCCTATTAACCTCCTTACTCGAACAGGAATTATCATTAGATCTTTACTCTTCTGATTCCCTCAAGCATGATCTTATAAAATCGAACCCTATAGTATTATACAAGACTCTAAAACTCTAAATATAATATAAACATCCTATTATAGGCCCTTAAGAACTATAAAATTAGGTTTTAGAACCTTAAAATTAAATGAGAAAATAAGTGGGCAAAATCAAGTTTAGCTGTTGGATCTTAGACTTTGACTACCAAACCTTGGAATATCAGATACCCAATTTTGGCCAAATGCCACTACGGCTGCTAAAGTCTAAGACTTCGGCTGCCGAATTTGGAAAACTTTTAGATTTTTTCAGAAAATGCAAGTTTTGGCTCCTGAACCTCTAGCTTTCAGCAGCAAAACTTGGGAATTTTTAGAATTCGCAAGTCAAAAACCTCCATTCTC carries:
- the LOC110643443 gene encoding protein TRANSPORT INHIBITOR RESPONSE 1, whose protein sequence is MLRMARSLPEEVLEHVFSFIHSDKDRNAISMVCKSWYEIERWCRRRIFVGNCYAVNPSMVIRRFPEVRSVELKGKPHFADFNLVPDGWGGYVYPWIAAMANAYPWLEEISLKRMVVTDETLELIAKSFKNFKVLVLSSCEGFSTDGLAAIAANCRNLRQLDLRESEVDDPSGHWLSHFPDSFTSLVSLNISCLGSEVNFSALEHLVGRCPNLRTLRLNRAVPLDRLANILRRAPQLVELGAGTYSAELRPDVFSSIAGAFSGCKELKSLSGFWDVVPGYLPAIYPICSSLTSLNLSYATIQSPDLVKLVSQCQSLQRLWVLDYIEDIGLEALAAFCKDLQELRVFPSEPFALEPNVSLTEQGLVSVSEGCLKLHSVLYFCRQMTNDALVTIARNCPKMTRFRLCIIEPRTPDYITLQPLDDGFGAIVEHCKDLRRLSLSGLLTDRVFEYIGTHAKKLEMLSVAFAGDSDLGLHHVLYGCENLRKLEIRDCPFGDKALLANAAKLETMRSLWMSSCSVSFGACKLLGQKMPRLNIEVIDERGPPDSRPESCPVEKLYIYRTLAGPRFDMPGFVWTMDEDSALRFS